A DNA window from Armatimonadota bacterium contains the following coding sequences:
- a CDS encoding site-specific DNA-methyltransferase, translated as MARPENDLNDLTGTEWIKFTRTWFVCDSPRYHRNKPTELHPARFPEEMVAEFLRFFTKQRQFVLDPFLGSGATLVACSEQGRQGVGIELSPRYATITRRRLAQLSLDRSYQAVIEGDAAGMASPQFWAAARDELQACGLSFKRRLPQFDFVITSPPYWNMLRTSRGGVESKHKQRAKQRLDTHYSDSAADLGNITDYDEFVEAVGGVFDRVHRCLAAGKYLVVVVQNLRAPGGEVKPLAWDLARRISRKFSFQGEKVWCQNTKPLGIWGYPKIFVPNYHHHYCLILRKTPK; from the coding sequence ATGGCGCGCCCTGAGAACGACCTCAACGACCTGACCGGCACCGAGTGGATCAAGTTCACGCGCACGTGGTTCGTGTGCGATTCACCGCGCTACCACCGCAACAAACCCACCGAGCTTCACCCCGCCCGCTTCCCCGAGGAGATGGTCGCCGAGTTCTTGCGCTTCTTCACCAAGCAGCGCCAGTTCGTGCTCGACCCTTTTCTCGGCTCGGGGGCGACCCTGGTGGCGTGCTCGGAACAGGGCCGCCAGGGCGTGGGGATCGAGCTGTCGCCGCGCTACGCAACGATCACGCGCCGGCGGCTGGCACAGCTCAGCCTCGACCGCTCATACCAGGCCGTGATCGAGGGCGATGCGGCAGGGATGGCGAGTCCGCAGTTCTGGGCGGCGGCGCGCGATGAATTGCAGGCATGTGGGTTGAGCTTCAAACGGAGGCTGCCGCAGTTCGACTTCGTTATCACCTCCCCGCCCTACTGGAACATGCTGCGCACCAGCCGCGGGGGAGTCGAGTCAAAGCACAAGCAGCGCGCCAAACAGCGGCTCGACACGCATTACTCGGATTCCGCGGCGGACCTGGGCAACATCACCGACTACGACGAGTTCGTCGAGGCGGTGGGGGGTGTGTTCGACCGCGTACATCGCTGCCTGGCGGCGGGGAAGTACCTGGTGGTCGTGGTGCAGAACCTGCGCGCGCCGGGGGGCGAAGTCAAGCCGCTGGCGTGGGACCTGGCGCGGCGCATCAGCCGCAAGTTCTCCTTCCAGGGCGAGAAGGTGTGGTGCCAGAACACCAAGCCGCTGGGCATCTGGGGCTACCCCAAGATCTTCGTCCCCAACTACCACCACCATTACTGCCTGATCCTCCGCAAAACGCCGAAGTAG
- a CDS encoding DUF6079 family protein produces ELKARLRAEGDSPSRPSQAELRALLELYFIDHPDNRRAWEAVIASMARAEGPGRGFLISGAYGAGKSHMLAALSLLAEHPVAWEHFLRGHPWLRPFARAFGPARRLVAVEIPLDHYRGGAHALEWIVFRRIEDELRRRLGDDAPALVDESAYLAAFNKLIVPQRSAPFKRFLVELAEDRDWERVAAEDRLAALRLAQRFMHREGIEFSLARSRGETAARVREVMTAAGLTGLVLLLDELSLFLASKDKRGLDEDAAFLQFLGQQARAMPWWVVAATQRELEDVGDIDAHSLRQIRDRYQAHHLSLAQLRVVIERKLVEKPDARAFAAAVGAACETWANGGRLSFAPEELARTYPFNPLALEAFQGAAESFLSQTRSVVQVVSQAHASGLLAQAPQRLISADTTLELITERLAGRPELARFEAARRFYAENAHRISPDVPELVAALFQALALAALGSARWTVREMADALAGSPVRADRGAEFYARAEATLKAMRRRGAYVECAHQPGDLGDQYYLELTSDAGEALRRRLYEVMQALGDRDSRIFEHAAATCGEGAFPLARFSHPAQQQCEWMNTVRRVTVERRDLRRLRVAELSRLADTLAAPGTPDCGWLAIGGMAEIEEQREAWVEAARQVAGRWTRALVAWLPRALREEELEVLREHAALCMMTADPTTRGGEHGRELVALATQRLSAQALEAARIVAEAYAEGELLRADGHRSDLTRLSGGDQWEDLLGSIFDWPLRELFTRFREIAPRKRLAGKQRSTFVIEGFLRAGAAAPPPDSALEEALAAYVEPLGLARREGEHWRLAVAASAAAQAALEMVPPRSAADAFDASAVVRFADCAARIEKSEWGLTPEMVELVMGALVRAGHVVALDGFLKPIPFARLGTPLSDHVAYLARAVPLAPDDEASVLGLARALFGEAPSGLDFEAQNDLWERLCRWAEDLSAHAPGLAQRMTTLYEALGQGPAEWAESRRALAAAEQLAGAVAPDADARDGLIAAAEVGARHALPLRHHARLVGFLGGDAELAILMFRYLNDGRLRVPDEAAARAREELLAMLARGEDLVAECAAFRRQAAAFVSDYAACYRRHHAKVYAVARFRPYADLRRSAELRALTALAPLGLCAGDVAAIEAKLRAQMERHCAGGRLQQALRHQPVCPDCGLALGEDVELVATKDLLAGCRQTIGAILTELTQANVAPRLVGVDRAQAIQCALDLLADAPAEAVLAAFTPPVVEWLAAALRPPSGSRLRLTELQAFLRGKRLTRQQALRAFADWLSAHGAAGDEDPIEFE; encoded by the coding sequence GGAGTTGAAGGCGCGGCTGCGGGCCGAGGGGGATTCCCCCTCGCGACCGTCCCAGGCCGAGCTGCGCGCCCTGCTCGAGCTCTATTTCATTGATCACCCCGACAACCGCCGCGCGTGGGAGGCGGTCATCGCCAGCATGGCGCGCGCCGAGGGCCCGGGGCGCGGTTTCCTCATCTCCGGCGCTTACGGCGCCGGCAAGTCGCACATGCTGGCGGCCCTGAGCCTGTTAGCGGAGCACCCGGTGGCATGGGAGCATTTCCTGCGCGGACACCCCTGGCTGCGCCCCTTCGCCCGCGCCTTCGGCCCTGCCCGCCGGCTGGTCGCCGTTGAGATTCCCCTCGACCACTACCGCGGCGGCGCCCACGCCCTGGAGTGGATCGTCTTCCGCCGCATCGAGGACGAGCTGCGCCGCCGCCTGGGGGACGACGCCCCCGCGCTGGTGGACGAGAGCGCCTACTTGGCGGCGTTCAACAAGCTCATCGTGCCGCAGCGCAGCGCCCCCTTCAAGCGCTTCCTGGTGGAGCTGGCCGAGGACCGTGACTGGGAGCGCGTGGCAGCCGAAGATCGCCTGGCGGCCCTGCGCCTGGCGCAGCGGTTCATGCACCGCGAGGGCATCGAGTTCTCCCTCGCGCGGTCGCGCGGCGAAACGGCGGCGCGGGTGCGTGAGGTGATGACCGCAGCCGGGCTGACGGGCCTGGTGCTGCTGCTTGACGAACTGAGCCTGTTCCTGGCTTCCAAGGACAAGCGCGGACTGGACGAGGACGCGGCGTTCCTGCAATTCCTGGGCCAACAGGCGCGCGCGATGCCGTGGTGGGTGGTCGCGGCCACCCAGCGCGAGCTGGAGGACGTGGGCGACATTGACGCGCACAGCCTGCGCCAGATCCGCGACCGCTACCAAGCCCACCATCTGTCGCTGGCGCAGTTGCGGGTGGTGATCGAGCGCAAGCTGGTGGAGAAGCCGGATGCTCGCGCCTTCGCCGCCGCGGTGGGCGCCGCGTGTGAAACCTGGGCCAACGGCGGCCGCCTGAGCTTCGCGCCGGAGGAGCTGGCGCGCACCTATCCCTTCAACCCCCTGGCGCTGGAGGCATTTCAGGGGGCGGCGGAATCGTTCCTGTCGCAGACGCGCAGCGTGGTGCAGGTGGTAAGCCAGGCGCACGCCTCGGGGCTGCTGGCGCAGGCGCCCCAGCGGCTAATCTCCGCCGATACGACCTTGGAACTGATCACGGAGCGCCTGGCGGGGCGGCCGGAGCTCGCGCGTTTCGAAGCCGCGCGGCGCTTCTACGCCGAGAACGCCCACCGCATCTCGCCGGACGTCCCGGAGTTGGTGGCGGCGCTTTTCCAGGCGTTGGCGCTGGCGGCCCTAGGGAGCGCGCGGTGGACCGTGCGCGAGATGGCGGACGCGCTGGCGGGCTCGCCGGTGCGCGCAGACCGGGGCGCCGAGTTCTACGCCCGTGCCGAGGCGACCCTCAAAGCCATGCGGCGGCGCGGCGCCTACGTCGAGTGCGCGCATCAGCCGGGCGACTTGGGCGACCAGTACTACCTGGAGCTGACCAGCGACGCGGGCGAGGCGCTGCGGCGGCGCCTGTACGAGGTGATGCAGGCGCTCGGCGACCGCGACTCGCGCATCTTTGAGCACGCCGCGGCAACGTGCGGCGAGGGTGCATTTCCCCTCGCGCGGTTCTCCCACCCGGCGCAGCAGCAGTGCGAATGGATGAACACCGTGCGCCGGGTCACCGTCGAGCGCCGCGATCTGCGCCGCCTGCGGGTGGCGGAACTGTCGCGCCTGGCCGATACGCTGGCCGCGCCGGGCACGCCCGATTGCGGCTGGCTGGCGATCGGCGGCATGGCCGAGATCGAGGAGCAGCGAGAAGCGTGGGTCGAGGCCGCGCGGCAAGTCGCGGGCCGCTGGACGCGGGCGCTGGTGGCCTGGCTGCCGCGGGCGCTGCGTGAGGAGGAGTTGGAGGTGCTGCGCGAGCATGCGGCGCTGTGCATGATGACGGCCGACCCCACCACGCGCGGCGGCGAGCATGGGCGCGAGCTGGTTGCGCTGGCGACGCAGCGCCTCTCGGCCCAGGCCCTAGAGGCGGCGCGCATCGTCGCCGAGGCCTATGCGGAGGGCGAGCTGCTGCGGGCCGACGGCCACCGCAGCGACCTGACGCGGCTCAGCGGCGGCGACCAGTGGGAGGACCTCCTGGGTTCCATTTTCGACTGGCCGCTGCGCGAGCTCTTCACCCGTTTTCGCGAGATCGCGCCGCGCAAGCGCCTGGCGGGCAAACAGCGCAGCACCTTCGTCATCGAGGGCTTCCTGCGCGCTGGGGCGGCGGCGCCGCCGCCGGATTCCGCGTTGGAGGAGGCCTTGGCGGCTTATGTCGAGCCGCTGGGGCTGGCCCGGCGCGAGGGTGAACATTGGCGGCTGGCAGTGGCAGCCAGCGCCGCCGCGCAGGCGGCGCTGGAGATGGTGCCGCCGCGAAGTGCGGCCGACGCCTTCGATGCTTCAGCCGTGGTGCGATTCGCCGACTGCGCCGCGCGTATCGAGAAGAGCGAGTGGGGCCTGACGCCGGAGATGGTGGAGCTGGTGATGGGCGCGCTCGTCCGGGCCGGACACGTGGTGGCGCTGGACGGCTTCCTCAAGCCGATCCCGTTTGCGCGCCTGGGCACCCCGCTGTCGGACCATGTCGCCTACCTCGCGCGGGCGGTGCCGCTTGCGCCCGACGACGAAGCGTCCGTGCTGGGGCTGGCGCGCGCCTTGTTCGGTGAGGCCCCGTCGGGGTTGGACTTCGAGGCGCAGAATGATCTGTGGGAGCGCCTGTGCCGCTGGGCCGAGGACCTGTCGGCACACGCCCCGGGGCTCGCACAGCGGATGACGACGCTCTATGAGGCGCTGGGCCAGGGTCCGGCGGAATGGGCGGAGTCGCGCCGCGCGCTGGCGGCGGCGGAGCAGCTAGCCGGGGCCGTAGCACCTGACGCCGATGCGCGCGACGGATTGATCGCCGCCGCGGAGGTAGGGGCAAGGCATGCCTTGCCCCTACGACATCACGCGCGACTGGTGGGTTTCCTCGGTGGCGATGCCGAGCTAGCGATCCTGATGTTTCGCTATCTCAACGATGGGCGGCTGCGCGTCCCTGACGAGGCGGCGGCGCGGGCGCGCGAGGAGCTGCTGGCGATGCTGGCGCGGGGGGAAGACCTGGTCGCCGAGTGCGCCGCTTTCCGTCGCCAGGCGGCGGCATTCGTCTCTGACTACGCGGCGTGCTACCGGCGCCATCACGCCAAGGTCTATGCGGTTGCCAGGTTCCGCCCCTATGCCGATCTGCGCCGGAGCGCTGAGCTGCGCGCCCTCACCGCGCTGGCTCCCCTGGGGCTGTGCGCTGGCGATGTCGCGGCCATCGAGGCGAAACTGCGCGCGCAGATGGAACGCCACTGCGCCGGCGGGCGGCTTCAGCAGGCGCTGCGCCACCAGCCGGTGTGCCCCGATTGCGGATTGGCCCTGGGCGAGGATGTGGAGCTGGTTGCAACCAAGGACTTACTGGCTGGATGCCGGCAGACCATCGGTGCAATCCTCACCGAGCTGACACAGGCGAATGTGGCACCCCGGCTCGTCGGGGTGGATCGGGCGCAGGCCATCCAGTGCGCCCTCGACCTGCTGGCAGATGCGCCCGCCGAGGCGGTGCTTGCGGCCTTTACCCCGCCGGTCGTCGAGTGGCTGGCCGCGGCGCTGCGGCCACCCAGCGGGTCACGGCTGCGCCTGACGGAACTGCAGGCATTCCTTCGCGGCAAGCGCCTCACACGCCAACAGGCCCTGCGCGCCTTCGCCGATTGGCTGAGCGCGCACGGCGCAGCGGGGGACGAAGACCCCATCGAATTCGAATAG